TGCTGGGCACCACCGAGGGGCTCGAGGCGCGGCTGGTGCCGGCGCACGGGTACGAGCTGCTGACCATTCCCAAGGTGCCGATGCCGCGCCGTCCAGGTCCGGCCCTGGTTCGGCTGCCCGGACGCCTGTCGTCGGCCGTGCGGGCCGCGTCCGACGCGGTGCGCACCAGCGAGGCGGACGTCGTCGTGGGCTTCGGCGGGTACGTGGCCGCGCCCGCCTACCTGGCCGCGCGCCGGCGTGGCGTGCCGATCGCCGTGCACGAGCAGAACCCGCTTCCCGGGGTCGCCAACCGGCTCGGGGCCCGGCTGACCCGCTTCGTGGCCACCACGTTCGCGGACACCCAGCTGCCGCACGCCGTGCACACCGGGATGCCGCTGCGCCAGCAGATCAGCAGCCTGGCCGGCCTCAGCGGGGCCGAGCGCGCCGAGCGCCGGGCCGCGGCCCGGGCCGAGCTCGGGCTGGACCCGGATCGCCAGACCTTGCTGGTCACCGGCGGGTCGTCGGGCGCGCAGCGGCTGAACGAGACGTTCGGCGCCGCCGCGCCGGAGCTGCGGGCGGCGGGCGTCCAGGTCCTGCACGTGAGCGGGCTGGGCAAGCACGTGCACGTCGAGAGCGCGCCGGACGACGGTCGCGACGTCGGCGCCCCCTACGTCGTGCTGCCGTACCTGGACCGGATGGACGAGGCCTACCTGGCCGCGGACCTGGTGGTCTGCCGGTCGGGGGCCAACACGGTCTGCGAGCTGGCGACGGCCGGCCTCCCGGCGGCGTACGTGCCGCTGCCGATCGGCAACGGCGAGCAGCGGCTGAACGCCGAGCCCGTGGTGGCCGCCGGCGGCGGGCTGCTGGTCGACGACGCCGGCTGCACGCCGGCCTGGGTCCGCGAGGTGCTGCTGCCGCTGCTGGCCGACTCGGCCGCTCTGGCGTCGATGGCCCAGGTCGCGACCCGGTTCGTCGTCCCGGACGCCGACGAGCGGCTCGCCGACCTGGTGCTGGCCGCGGCTGCCAGCAGGCAGTCATGAGGCGGCAGCCGTGATCGCGGACACGCCGGCCGCGGACCTGTCGCCCGTGCACTTCATCGGCATCGGCGGCGCCGGGATGTCGGGCATCGCCCGGATCATGCTGGCCATGGGGCTGCAGGTCAGTGGCAGCGATGCCAAGGACTCCCTGCTGCTCACGGCGCTGGCCGCCGAGGGTGCCACGGTGCACGTCGGCCACGACCCGCGTCAGCTCGACGGTGTGCGCACGGTGGTCGCCTCGTCGGCGGTGCGGGACACCAACCCCGAGCTCGCCCGGGCACGCGAGCTGGGCCTGCAGGTGCTGCACCGTTCGGCGGCGCTCGCGGCGGTCAGCTCCGGACGCCAGGTCGTGGCCGTGGCCGGCACCAACGGCAAGACCACGACGACGTCCATGACCACCGTGATGCTGCAGCACTGCGGGCTCGACCCGTCGTTCTCGATCGGCGGCGAGCTGACCGAGAGCGGGACCAACGCGCACCTGGGTAGTGGTGCGGTGTTCGTGCTGGAGGCGGACGAGAGCGACGGCACGTTCGTCGTCTACCGGCCGCAGGTCGGGGTCGTCACCAACGTCCAGCCCGACCACCTCGACTTCTACGGCACCGCCGAGGCCGTCGAGCAGGGCTTCCTGGAGTTCGCGCGCAGCATCCGTCCCGGCGGACTCCTCGTCGCCTGCGCGGACGACACCGGCTCGGCCCGGCTGGCGGAGCGAGCGGCCGCCGAGGGGATCGCGGTCCGTACCTACGGCGAGTCGGACGGCGCCGACGTCCGGCTGGACGACCTGGTGCTCGACCAGTCCGGGTCGGGTTTCGAGGTCTGGTCGGCTGGTCGGCCGGTCGGCCGGGCCCGGGTCAACGTGCCCGGCCACCACAACGCGTTGAACGCGCTCGCGGCGTGGACGGCGATCGTCGCCGTCGGGGTGGCGCCCACCGACGCGCTCGCGGCGATCGGCTCGTTCACCGGGACCCGGCGCCGTTTCGAGCCCCGCGGCAGCGCGGGCGGGGTCCGGCTGTTCGACGACTACGCGCACAACCCCGGCAAGGTCGCGGCCGCGCTGCAGACGGCGCGCCAGGTCGCCGGGGACGGTCGGGTGGTCGTGGTGTTCCAGCCGCACCTGTACAGCCGCACCAAGGACTTCGCCGTCGAGTTCGGCCGGGCACTCGGGCTGGCTGACGAGGTGGTCGTGATGGACGTCTACGCCGCCCGGGAGGACCCGCAGCCGGGAGTGTCCGGTGCACTGGTCGCTGACGCCGTCCCGCTGCCGCCCGAGCACGTCGCGTTCGTGCCGTCGTGGTCGGCGGTGGCCGGCGCGGTCCGAGCGCGGGTGCGGCCGGGGGACCTCGTGCTGACCGTGGGTGCGGGGGACGTCACGATGCTGGCCGACGAGCTGCTGGCCCTGCTGGGTGGGTCGGACCCGCGATGAGCACGCGGACGACGTCGGTGCGCGAGAGCGGGGCCGAGACGTCCGCACGGTTCGAGGCCCGGGCCCGGGCGGCCCGGTGGCGGGCGCGCCGTCCGGTGCTGGTGACCGCGCTCGTGGTCGTCGCCCTGCTGGGACTGGGGCTGCTGGCCTACGCGGGGCCGCTGCTCACCGTCCGGACGATCGAGGTGCGCGGGGTCACCGGGACGATGGCCGAGCAGGTGAGACAGGCTGCGGCCGGCGCTCGGGGCGAGCCGCTCGGCCGGGTCGACACGGGTGGGCTCGGACGCCGGGTCAAGGACCTCCCGCAGGTGGCCGACGTGTCGGTGGAACGAGGCTGGCCGACGACGCTGCGACTGGTGGTCCGCCCGCGCGTCGCGGTCGCTGCCGTCCCCTCGAGCGGCGGTGGCTACCGTCTCGTGGACGCGTCCGGGGTGGCGTTCGAGGCCGCCGCCAAGGCGCCCAAGGGGCTGCCGGTGCTGCGGGTGCCCGTCGGGCCGGAGTCGGCGGACACCCTGTCCGCGGCACTGACGGTGCTCGACGCGGTGCCGGCCGGCATGCGCTCGAAGATCAGCCGGGTGAGCGCGACGTCGCCGGACGACGTCCAGATGCGCTGGGGCGCGGCCACCGTCGTGTGGGGGAGTGCGCAGGACAGCGAGCTCAAGGCGGAGGTGCTCACCGCCCTGTCGAAGCACCGGGCGACGGTCTACGACGTGAGCTCGCCGCACACGCCGGTCCTGCGCTGAGCTGGCCGCCCTGAGAGCGGGCGTTCGGGTTGTCGGGCAAGGGATGTCCCGACACGCCGGGCGATGTCGTTGGCGACCGGGCGATCGGCACCTAGCGTCTTCGACCAGGACGAGGTTGACATAACTATAACCCTCAAGTTGAGGGTCAGGGTCACCATCAGGGCACCATCCAGTGAGAGGCACTCGACGTGGCTGCACCGCAGAACTACCTGGCCGTCATCAAGGTCGTCGGCATCGGCGGCGGCGGCGTCAACGCGATCAACCGGATGATCGACGTCGGGCTCAAGGGCGTCGAGTTCATCGCCGTGAACACCGATGCACAGGCCCTGCTGATGTCGGACGCCGACGTGAAGCTCGACGTCGGCCGCGAGCTGACGCGCGGGCTCGGCGCCGGCGCGGACCCCGAGGTCGGCAAGAAGGCCGCCGAGGACCACGCGGAGGAGATCGAGGAGGTGCTGCGCGGCGCCGACATGGTCTTCGTGACCGCTGGTGAGGGCGGCGGCACCGGCACCGGTGGCGCCCCCGTCGTGGCCCGGATCGCGCGCTCGCTCGGCGCCCTGACCATCGGCGTCGTCACCCGCCCGTTCACCTTCGAGGGGCGTCGGCGCGCCAACAGCGCCGAGGCTGGCATCGCCCAGCTGCGCGACGAGGTGGACACCCTCATCGTGATCCCGAACGACCGGCTGCTGTCGATCAGCGACCGCGCCGTGAGCATGCTCGACGCGTTCCGCAGCGCCGACCAGGTGCTGCTGTCCGGCGTCCAGGGCATCACCGACCTGATCACCACCCCCGGCCTGATCAACCTCGACTTCGCCGACGTGAAGTCGGTCATGCAGGGTGCGGGCAGCGCCCTGATGGGGATCGGATCGGCCCGTGGCGAGGACCGCGCCGTCCAGGCCGCCGAGCTGGCGATCTCGTCGCCGCTGCTCGAGGCCAGCATCGATGGTGCCTACGGCGTGCTGCTGTCCATCCAGGGTGGCAGCGACCTCGGGCTCTTCGAGATCAACGAGGCCGCCCGCCTGGTCCAGGAGGCCGCGCACCCGGAGGCGAACATCATCTTCGGTGCGGTCATCGACGACGCCCTGGGCGACGAGGTGCGGGTCACCGTCATCGCCGCCGGTTTCGACGGTGGCGTCCCGACCCAACGCAAGGACGACCGCGCGCTCGGCCAGATCACTGGCTCGTCGACGTCCAGCGGCATCCGCACGGCGCCCCCGTCGTCACCGAGCTACGCCGGAAACGGTGCGTCCAACGGCCACGGTGCGAGTCAGCGCCCCTACTCCACCAACGGTTCCACGACCGCGAGCGAGCCCGCCCCGGACGGCGCGCAGACGGGCCAGGCGCCGGTTCCGGCGCGGCGCGACGAGCCCGTCGTCGTCCCGGACACGCTCGAGCCGGTGCGCGCCCGCGCGCCGCGCTCGGTGGTCTTCGACGACGCCGACGACGAGCTGGACGTGCCCGACTTCCTGAAGTAGTCGGTAGGGCAGACTGGCCGGGTGATCGCCTGGACCGAACGACTCGAGGGTCGCGCCGGCCCAGGTGCACCCGTCGTGGACCTGGCGCTCACGGACCGGGTCGGTGGGTCCAGCCCGGCGCCGTACGCGACCGCGGGCGGCGCCGGCGGCCTGAACCTCGGCTCCCACGTCGGCGACGACCCGG
This DNA window, taken from Angustibacter luteus, encodes the following:
- the murC gene encoding UDP-N-acetylmuramate--L-alanine ligase encodes the protein MIADTPAADLSPVHFIGIGGAGMSGIARIMLAMGLQVSGSDAKDSLLLTALAAEGATVHVGHDPRQLDGVRTVVASSAVRDTNPELARARELGLQVLHRSAALAAVSSGRQVVAVAGTNGKTTTTSMTTVMLQHCGLDPSFSIGGELTESGTNAHLGSGAVFVLEADESDGTFVVYRPQVGVVTNVQPDHLDFYGTAEAVEQGFLEFARSIRPGGLLVACADDTGSARLAERAAAEGIAVRTYGESDGADVRLDDLVLDQSGSGFEVWSAGRPVGRARVNVPGHHNALNALAAWTAIVAVGVAPTDALAAIGSFTGTRRRFEPRGSAGGVRLFDDYAHNPGKVAAALQTARQVAGDGRVVVVFQPHLYSRTKDFAVEFGRALGLADEVVVMDVYAAREDPQPGVSGALVADAVPLPPEHVAFVPSWSAVAGAVRARVRPGDLVLTVGAGDVTMLADELLALLGGSDPR
- a CDS encoding cell division protein FtsQ/DivIB, with protein sequence MSTRTTSVRESGAETSARFEARARAARWRARRPVLVTALVVVALLGLGLLAYAGPLLTVRTIEVRGVTGTMAEQVRQAAAGARGEPLGRVDTGGLGRRVKDLPQVADVSVERGWPTTLRLVVRPRVAVAAVPSSGGGYRLVDASGVAFEAAAKAPKGLPVLRVPVGPESADTLSAALTVLDAVPAGMRSKISRVSATSPDDVQMRWGAATVVWGSAQDSELKAEVLTALSKHRATVYDVSSPHTPVLR
- the ftsZ gene encoding cell division protein FtsZ, yielding MAAPQNYLAVIKVVGIGGGGVNAINRMIDVGLKGVEFIAVNTDAQALLMSDADVKLDVGRELTRGLGAGADPEVGKKAAEDHAEEIEEVLRGADMVFVTAGEGGGTGTGGAPVVARIARSLGALTIGVVTRPFTFEGRRRANSAEAGIAQLRDEVDTLIVIPNDRLLSISDRAVSMLDAFRSADQVLLSGVQGITDLITTPGLINLDFADVKSVMQGAGSALMGIGSARGEDRAVQAAELAISSPLLEASIDGAYGVLLSIQGGSDLGLFEINEAARLVQEAAHPEANIIFGAVIDDALGDEVRVTVIAAGFDGGVPTQRKDDRALGQITGSSTSSGIRTAPPSSPSYAGNGASNGHGASQRPYSTNGSTTASEPAPDGAQTGQAPVPARRDEPVVVPDTLEPVRARAPRSVVFDDADDELDVPDFLK
- the murG gene encoding undecaprenyldiphospho-muramoylpentapeptide beta-N-acetylglucosaminyltransferase, translated to MTTSVLLAGGGTAGHVSPLLALADCLRRRDPATRITVLGTTEGLEARLVPAHGYELLTIPKVPMPRRPGPALVRLPGRLSSAVRAASDAVRTSEADVVVGFGGYVAAPAYLAARRRGVPIAVHEQNPLPGVANRLGARLTRFVATTFADTQLPHAVHTGMPLRQQISSLAGLSGAERAERRAAARAELGLDPDRQTLLVTGGSSGAQRLNETFGAAAPELRAAGVQVLHVSGLGKHVHVESAPDDGRDVGAPYVVLPYLDRMDEAYLAADLVVCRSGANTVCELATAGLPAAYVPLPIGNGEQRLNAEPVVAAGGGLLVDDAGCTPAWVREVLLPLLADSAALASMAQVATRFVVPDADERLADLVLAAAASRQS